From one Buchnera aphidicola (Therioaphis trifolii) genomic stretch:
- a CDS encoding FAD-binding oxidoreductase → MTQWVNAEVINIKKWTSRLFSLILHAPISPFIAGQFAKLAVPINKKKYIKRVYSYVNSPKNKNLEFFITLIPNGIMSNKLYNLKLKEKILISKESSGFFTINEIPKSEILWMFATGTAIGPFCSILQDGSELEKFKKIILIYAVKYSEELVYLPLIKKLKKKYHNKLIFQAITSQEKNKNSLTGRIPELLKKKIIEKKIGYEINSKNSHIMLCGNPNMVKDTQLILTQIYFLKKHLRRNPGHISSENYW, encoded by the coding sequence ATGACTCAATGGGTAAATGCTGAAGTAATTAACATAAAAAAATGGACAAGTAGATTATTTAGTTTAATATTACATGCTCCAATATCTCCATTTATTGCTGGACAATTTGCAAAACTAGCAGTACCAATAAATAAAAAAAAATATATTAAAAGAGTATATTCATATGTTAATAGTCCAAAAAATAAAAATTTAGAATTTTTTATTACATTAATTCCAAATGGAATAATGTCAAATAAATTATATAATTTAAAATTAAAAGAAAAAATATTAATTTCTAAAGAATCATCTGGATTTTTTACTATTAATGAAATTCCCAAATCTGAAATATTATGGATGTTTGCCACTGGAACTGCTATAGGACCATTTTGTTCAATTTTACAAGATGGATCCGAATTAGAAAAATTTAAAAAAATAATTCTAATATATGCTGTTAAATATTCAGAAGAATTAGTATATTTACCATTAATAAAAAAATTAAAAAAAAAATATCATAATAAATTAATATTTCAAGCAATTACTAGTCAAGAAAAAAATAAAAATTCATTAACAGGAAGAATACCTGAATTATTAAAAAAAAAAATCATTGAAAAAAAAATAGGTTATGAAATTAATTCAAAAAATTCTCATATTATGTTATGTGGTAATCCAAATATGGTAAAAGATACACAATTAATACTTACTCAAATTTATTTTTTAAAAAAACACTTAAGAAGAAATCCAGGACATATTAGTAGTGAAAATTATTGGTAA